One genomic segment of Bdellovibrionales bacterium includes these proteins:
- a CDS encoding regulatory protein RecX, which produces MTTRTRDKKIESSDNLALAVAKLAKLLSQRDHSEKELKQKLAVHFQLEIIEKAIECAKNNRWLLKESELAEKVAQILGRKKKGQLYIQNYLRRKGLPQVAFDQDQEMNNARNLLARKFGSEIDFETKQRAYRFLAHRGFEDYIIREVLYEKS; this is translated from the coding sequence GTGACGACGAGGACAAGGGATAAAAAAATTGAATCTTCGGACAACCTTGCCCTTGCGGTGGCCAAACTCGCTAAGCTTTTGAGCCAACGTGATCACAGCGAAAAAGAACTCAAACAAAAGCTAGCCGTCCATTTTCAGCTTGAAATCATTGAAAAGGCCATCGAATGTGCAAAAAACAATCGTTGGCTTCTGAAAGAAAGCGAACTTGCTGAGAAAGTGGCGCAAATTCTTGGTCGTAAGAAGAAAGGTCAACTGTACATCCAGAACTACCTGCGACGCAAAGGACTTCCACAGGTGGCCTTCGATCAGGATCAAGAAATGAACAACGCCCGGAATCTTCTTGCGCGCAAATTTGGAAGCGAAATAGATTTTGAAACAAAACAACGTGCCTATCGCTTCTTGGCCCATCGAGGCTTTGAAGATTACATTATTAGGGAAGTGCTCTATGAAAAGTCGTGA